From a region of the Bacteroidia bacterium genome:
- a CDS encoding SurA N-terminal domain-containing protein yields the protein MSTLNKIRSQAGLLVIVIGGALFIFILQSAFESGKYFFGNSDRNVGELFGKGIPYDEFNNQVEEAIAIQEKNSGKTTINDQDRTKIVQDTWQKITNETIMTKEYKALGITVSDDELYSLMLGKNPHPYVVQYFTDHQTGRIIQTFADPKTGQLNPDIVLKYTQQMNADQDAQWALLEDEVRKARYYEKYIDLIKAAMIVTTSQAKMDYVAQKTTFDLNYIMKRYAAVSDSSAKVSDSDLKNYYNAHLNDYKQERSRKLNYIAYEAIPSTADTADIKSDITTIEKDFKKSKPADDSSFVIAESDGRIFDNTYHKKGTLSPIIDSTMFSAEIGTVVGPYEENGSFNLAKLIDDKFVPDSVKARHILIRPVNGDLAKAKAKADSLKAILTDANFDEMAKANSEDGSASKGGDLGWFKRGQMVPEFDAACFFGKTGDIVEVQTKFGFHLIQLEEKSESGQKEVEVAIVSKQIIPGKQTLSDAYTKASKFSGQNNKADLFQKAVDANHLSQRIADVKESDDNIPGLDNPKELIRWAYQAKQGDVSQTFQFGNKFVVALLSQIKENGIAPLDQVKDAVTHYAMQDKKAEILKKEMNDAMAGTSNLQALAAKTGLQTASDKNASFGTNVLQGIGPEGSVIGVASVLKANQLSKPIQGQAGVFVISVDSIHPATPITDYKALQMQLQQSLSNQADYDVFGALKTNANVVDHIGKFY from the coding sequence ATGAGTACGTTAAATAAAATTAGAAGTCAAGCCGGATTACTGGTAATTGTAATCGGAGGCGCATTGTTTATTTTCATTCTTCAAAGTGCTTTTGAGTCCGGAAAATATTTTTTCGGAAACTCCGACAGAAATGTAGGAGAGCTTTTTGGCAAAGGCATTCCGTACGATGAATTCAATAATCAAGTAGAAGAAGCTATCGCGATACAAGAAAAAAATTCTGGAAAAACAACTATCAATGATCAAGACAGAACTAAAATTGTACAAGATACGTGGCAAAAAATCACCAACGAAACAATCATGACCAAAGAGTACAAAGCTTTGGGAATAACAGTTTCCGACGATGAATTGTACAGCTTAATGCTCGGAAAAAATCCACATCCTTACGTGGTTCAATATTTTACAGATCATCAAACAGGACGTATTATTCAGACTTTTGCCGATCCAAAAACAGGTCAATTAAATCCAGACATCGTTTTAAAATATACGCAGCAAATGAATGCGGATCAAGATGCACAATGGGCTTTGTTGGAAGACGAAGTACGCAAAGCAAGGTATTATGAAAAATACATTGACTTAATTAAAGCCGCAATGATTGTAACTACGAGCCAAGCAAAAATGGATTATGTTGCGCAAAAAACAACTTTCGATTTGAATTATATAATGAAACGTTACGCTGCTGTTTCCGATAGCTCAGCGAAAGTAAGCGACAGCGATTTGAAAAATTATTACAACGCACATTTGAATGATTACAAACAAGAAAGAAGTCGCAAATTAAATTACATCGCGTACGAAGCCATTCCTTCTACAGCCGACACAGCAGATATTAAATCAGACATTACAACAATTGAAAAAGATTTTAAAAAATCGAAACCAGCAGATGATTCTTCTTTTGTGATTGCAGAATCGGACGGCAGAATATTTGACAATACGTATCATAAAAAAGGAACTCTTTCTCCGATAATTGATTCGACTATGTTTTCGGCGGAAATAGGTACTGTGGTTGGACCTTATGAAGAAAATGGTTCTTTTAATTTAGCTAAATTAATTGATGATAAATTTGTGCCAGATTCTGTAAAAGCGCGTCATATTTTGATTCGTCCGGTAAACGGAGATCTCGCGAAAGCGAAAGCAAAAGCAGACAGCTTGAAAGCAATATTGACGGATGCTAATTTCGATGAAATGGCAAAAGCCAATTCAGAAGATGGAAGTGCTTCCAAAGGCGGTGATTTAGGTTGGTTTAAACGTGGACAAATGGTTCCGGAATTTGATGCTGCTTGTTTTTTCGGTAAAACCGGAGACATTGTAGAAGTGCAAACAAAATTCGGTTTCCACCTCATTCAGTTAGAAGAAAAAAGCGAAAGCGGACAGAAAGAAGTGGAAGTGGCAATTGTTAGTAAACAAATCATTCCTGGAAAACAAACGCTGAGCGATGCCTATACCAAAGCAAGCAAGTTTTCAGGACAAAATAACAAAGCTGATTTATTTCAAAAAGCAGTGGATGCAAATCATTTGAGCCAGCGCATTGCAGATGTAAAAGAGAGCGATGATAATATCCCCGGATTGGACAATCCGAAAGAATTAATTCGTTGGGCATACCAAGCCAAACAAGGCGATGTATCTCAAACGTTTCAGTTCGGAAATAAATTTGTGGTTGCTTTATTATCTCAAATAAAAGAAAATGGAATTGCGCCATTAGATCAAGTGAAAGACGCAGTAACACATTATGCAATGCAAGATAAAAAAGCCGAAATTCTGAAAAAAGAAATGAATGATGCAATGGCTGGTACATCTAATTTACAAGCATTGGCTGCTAAAACAGGATTGCAAACAGCCAGCGATAAAAACGCAAGTTTTGGAACAAATGTATTGCAAGGTATTGGTCCAGAAGGCAGCGTAATTGGTGTTGCATCGGTATTAAAAGCAAACCAACTTTCAAAACCAATACAAGGACAAGCAGGTGTTTTTGTGATTAGTGTTGATTCTATTCATCCCGCAACTCCTATAACGGATTATAAAGCCTTGCAAATGCAATTGCAACAAAGTTTATCCAATCAAGCAGATTACGATGTGTTCGGCGCGTTAAAAACGAATGCGAATGTTGTGGATCACATCGGTAAGTTTTATTGA
- a CDS encoding methyltransferase domain-containing protein — MALLRSKSQKIIDFITFPIRAVTIFQDNKWGLSSLRSERFEYSAREVKGHCLDVGCGKHNLFINDYLQGKGIGIDVYKYDGLTDEHIVNDITHFPYENNTFESVTFIANINHVPRPKRDVELAEAYRCLKTGGNIIITMGNPLAEILVHKVVFVYGKLFGAHHDMDTERGMEEGEEYYLTDTEIISRMKMAGFKNIEKKYFATQWALNALFVGTKI; from the coding sequence ATGGCGCTACTACGCAGTAAATCACAAAAGATAATTGATTTTATTACCTTCCCGATAAGGGCTGTTACCATTTTCCAAGACAACAAATGGGGTTTAAGTTCGCTCCGTTCCGAACGATTTGAATACAGCGCGCGCGAAGTAAAAGGACATTGTTTAGACGTAGGTTGCGGAAAACACAATTTGTTTATCAACGATTATTTGCAAGGCAAAGGAATTGGAATTGATGTGTATAAATACGACGGTTTAACGGACGAACACATTGTAAACGACATCACGCATTTTCCGTATGAAAACAACACGTTTGAATCCGTTACGTTTATTGCCAATATCAACCACGTCCCGCGTCCGAAGCGCGATGTAGAATTAGCCGAAGCATACAGATGTTTGAAAACTGGTGGGAATATCATCATTACAATGGGAAATCCTTTGGCGGAAATATTGGTTCATAAAGTAGTTTTTGTGTACGGAAAATTATTTGGTGCGCATCACGACATGGATACGGAAAGAGGTATGGAAGAAGGCGAGGAATATTATTTGACTGATACTGAAATTATTTCTCGAATGAAAATGGCGGGTTTTAAAAACATCGAAAAAAAATATTTTGCCACGCAATGGGCGTTAAACGCGCTTTTTGTAGGAACTAAAATTTAA